A region from the Candidatus Deferrimicrobiaceae bacterium genome encodes:
- a CDS encoding 3'-5' exonuclease, giving the protein MEVMRFDGTPLAEMPYVAVDVETTGLDPANGHRVCEIALLRFLRGTVVDSFVSFVNPLRPISPGASAVNGITDAMVIRAPAFPDLFPRILSFLEGDTLVFHNAPFDLSFLRMEARLAGGEWPGNPVIDTLALARRTRLFRDHSLSAICGRLGIGSAFHRAEGDAYAAGKLLLALAARGKGSRVPSRK; this is encoded by the coding sequence ATGGAAGTCATGAGGTTCGACGGAACACCCCTCGCGGAGATGCCCTACGTGGCGGTCGACGTGGAAACCACGGGGCTGGACCCCGCGAACGGTCACCGCGTCTGCGAAATCGCGCTTCTTCGGTTCCTTCGCGGCACCGTGGTGGACTCCTTCGTCTCCTTCGTGAACCCCCTCCGTCCGATCTCCCCGGGAGCGTCCGCCGTCAACGGGATCACGGACGCCATGGTGATCCGCGCGCCCGCGTTTCCCGACCTGTTCCCCCGGATCCTCTCGTTCCTGGAGGGGGACACGCTCGTCTTCCACAACGCCCCGTTCGACCTGTCGTTCCTGCGCATGGAGGCGAGACTCGCCGGCGGGGAGTGGCCGGGGAACCCGGTCATCGACACGCTCGCGCTCGCCCGGCGCACCCGCCTCTTCCGCGACCACTCGCTTTCCGCGATCTGCGGACGGCTGGGGATCGGGTCGGCCTTTCACCGGGCGGAAGGCGACGCGTACGCGGCGGGGAAGCTGTTGCTGGCTCTCGCGGCGCGCGGGAAGGGTTCTCGTGTACCGTCTCGTAAATAG
- a CDS encoding SDR family NAD(P)-dependent oxidoreductase has product MSAGTGKVALVTGGARRIGAAISRALARDRFTVALTYRASRMEARSLAREIGGRAFPLDLLRPQRFFRLVGAVEREFGRLDVLVHNAAVFPRTPAGKVSEREWDGIFAVNLRGPFLLTQALLPLLRAKPGGAVIFLGDAGAGHLWPGYLPYCFSKLALAHQAAAWKKTLAPRVRVGIVTPGFALPPPGFPESQWRRLRSRGGVRGPDHPDKVAAAVLRFLRRGGYNPPRSR; this is encoded by the coding sequence ATGAGCGCCGGGACGGGGAAGGTCGCGCTGGTCACCGGGGGAGCCCGGCGCATCGGCGCGGCGATCTCCCGCGCTCTCGCCCGCGATCGGTTCACCGTCGCGCTCACCTACCGCGCCTCGCGTATGGAGGCCCGTTCCCTCGCCCGGGAAATCGGCGGGAGGGCCTTCCCCCTCGACCTGCTGCGCCCGCAGCGGTTTTTCCGTCTCGTAGGTGCGGTCGAACGGGAGTTCGGCCGGCTGGACGTCCTCGTCCACAACGCCGCGGTCTTCCCGCGCACGCCGGCGGGCAAAGTCTCCGAACGGGAATGGGACGGGATCTTCGCGGTCAACCTGCGCGGGCCGTTTCTTCTCACCCAGGCGCTCCTCCCGCTCCTCCGGGCGAAGCCCGGCGGCGCCGTGATCTTCCTGGGGGACGCGGGCGCGGGGCACCTGTGGCCCGGCTACCTTCCTTACTGCTTCTCCAAACTCGCTCTCGCGCACCAGGCGGCCGCGTGGAAAAAGACCCTCGCCCCGCGGGTGCGGGTCGGGATCGTCACCCCGGGCTTCGCGCTCCCCCCCCCGGGGTTCCCGGAAAGCCAGTGGCGGCGCCTGCGCTCCCGCGGCGGCGTCCGCGGGCCGGACCATCCCGACAAGGTCGCCGCGGCGGTGTTGCGGTTCCTTCGTCGCGGGGGATATAATCCCCCCCGTTCCCGATAA
- a CDS encoding rubredoxin has translation MARYRCIVCAYVYDPEVGDPDNGVEPGTPFLRLPDDWVCPLCGAGKDEFEEIRE, from the coding sequence ATGGCCAGGTATCGATGCATCGTGTGCGCGTACGTGTACGATCCCGAAGTGGGCGACCCCGACAACGGCGTGGAGCCGGGGACCCCGTTCCTTCGCCTCCCGGACGACTGGGTCTGCCCCCTGTGCGGCGCCGGAAAGGACGAATTCGAGGAGATCCGGGAGTAA
- a CDS encoding rubredoxin produces the protein MAKKTKWRCMVCAYVYDPAVGDPDSGVKPGTPFSALPDDWVCPLCGVGKEEFEEIK, from the coding sequence ATGGCCAAAAAGACCAAGTGGAGATGCATGGTGTGCGCGTACGTATACGATCCCGCCGTGGGCGATCCCGACAGCGGCGTGAAGCCGGGGACCCCGTTCTCGGCTCTCCCGGACGACTGGGTCTGCCCCCTGTGCGGCGTGGGGAAGGAAGAGTTCGAAGAAATCAAATAG
- a CDS encoding FprA family A-type flavoprotein: MEPVSLAPNVHWVGAKDPGLTVFDIVIPTEFGTTYNAYLVRGTDKTALIDCVKKEFAEDLFRNISRFLPVEKLDTVVINHSEPDHAGALVDLLKRNPRVTVFLSRSAKSFVDHLVNAEYSFRIVKDNEELPLGGKTLRFLNTPFLHWPDTILTYLVEDKILFPCDFLGAHYCSPEFFNDELREPEKVRKAFEFYYGMIMRPYKEHVLKACEKIKDLPIAMIAPSHGPILRKDPRSYIARYEERASVLSRVTEKKVTVVYASAYGNTAAMAARVAQGVRSAGVKATLINSVEVPMNEIIDEIETSAGFLIGTPTLNSNVPHPILHLIANLVVLNVKGMPASVFGSYGWSGEAIKTVQDILTSMRLKVAPEPIRFLMTPSEADLATCEEFGKKFAGIVQSG; encoded by the coding sequence ATGGAACCGGTTTCTCTGGCACCGAACGTCCACTGGGTCGGGGCGAAGGACCCCGGCCTCACGGTCTTCGATATCGTCATCCCGACGGAGTTCGGGACCACCTACAACGCCTACCTGGTCCGGGGGACCGACAAGACGGCACTGATCGACTGCGTGAAGAAGGAGTTCGCGGAGGATCTCTTCCGGAACATCTCCCGTTTCCTGCCGGTGGAAAAGCTCGATACCGTGGTGATCAACCACTCCGAGCCGGACCATGCGGGGGCGCTCGTCGACCTCCTCAAGCGAAACCCCCGGGTGACGGTGTTCCTCTCCCGGTCGGCGAAGTCGTTCGTCGACCATCTCGTGAACGCGGAGTACTCGTTCCGGATCGTCAAGGACAACGAGGAGCTGCCCCTCGGCGGGAAGACGCTCCGGTTCCTCAACACTCCGTTCCTGCACTGGCCGGACACCATCCTCACGTATCTCGTCGAGGACAAGATTCTTTTCCCGTGCGATTTCCTCGGGGCGCACTACTGCAGCCCCGAGTTCTTCAACGACGAACTCCGCGAGCCGGAGAAGGTGCGCAAGGCGTTCGAGTTCTACTACGGCATGATCATGCGTCCCTACAAGGAACACGTGCTCAAGGCGTGCGAGAAGATCAAAGACCTGCCGATCGCGATGATTGCCCCGTCGCACGGTCCCATCCTGCGGAAGGATCCCCGATCCTACATCGCCCGGTACGAGGAGCGCGCCTCCGTCCTGTCGCGGGTGACGGAAAAGAAGGTGACCGTCGTCTACGCCTCGGCCTACGGGAACACCGCCGCCATGGCCGCCAGGGTGGCGCAGGGGGTGCGGTCGGCAGGAGTCAAGGCGACGCTGATCAACAGCGTCGAGGTTCCCATGAACGAGATCATCGACGAGATCGAGACGTCGGCGGGGTTCCTCATCGGGACGCCCACGCTCAACTCGAACGTCCCCCACCCGATCCTGCACCTGATCGCGAACCTCGTCGTGCTGAACGTCAAGGGGATGCCCGCGTCGGTGTTCGGGTCCTACGGATGGAGCGGCGAAGCGATCAAGACCGTTCAGGACATCCTGACCTCGATGC